A DNA window from Setaria viridis chromosome 2, Setaria_viridis_v4.0, whole genome shotgun sequence contains the following coding sequences:
- the LOC117845353 gene encoding uncharacterized protein, with translation MGCSFSGLNALYDNVGGGGGDVWVNDYRFRVLRRLGDAGPAGSSVFLVKEVVAAAASSDGTAGAGPGTSGIARKKGVDPSHISADGIYALKKVLIRSDQHLELVRQEIRVSSQFSHPNLLPLLEHAIIAVKGVQDGSQNHEAYLLFPVHLDGTLQDVTKTMQERNESFPTITVLQIFRQLCAGLKHMHSFDPPYAHNAVKPDNVLITHRKELPHLAILMDFESAGPARRAIRSQAEALQLQEWASEHCSDQYRAPELWECPSHADIDERTDIWSLGCTLYAMMYGKSPFDYQLDESAGESLHTVIRSAQIKWPTEAGSSYPDSLRQFITWMLQPHPAVRPHIDDIIIHVDKLITKYSA, from the exons atgGGGTGCTCCTTCTCGGGGCTGAACGCGCTGTACGACAAcgtcggcggtggtggcggtgatgTCTGGGTCAACGACTACCGCTTTCGCGTGCTCCGCAGGCTTGGTGACGCCGGCCCCGCGGGCTCGTCCGTCTTCCTCGTCAAGGAGGTCGTCGCAGCCGCAGCCTCTTCCGACGGCACGGCTGGGGCGGGGCCCGGCACCTCCGGGATCGCCAGGAAGAAGGGCGTTGACCCATCACACATCtcag CCGATGGAATATATGCTCTAAAGAAGGTTCTTATTCGGAGTGATCAGCACTTAGAGCTTGTTCGGCAAGAGATCCGAGTGTCCTCCCAATTCAGCCATCCAAATTTACTTCCTCTTCTTGAACACGCCATCATTGCTGTCAAG GGCGTGCAAGATGGATCACAGAACCATGAGGCTTATTTGTTATTCCCAGTTCATTTGGATGGAACGTTACAGGATGTAACTAAAACCATGCAAGAAAGGAATGAATCCTTCCCAACAATTACTGTGCTCCAGATATTTCGTCAG CTTTGTGCTGGATTAAAGCATATGCACAGTTTTGACCCACCATATGCGCACAATGCGGTGAAACCTGATAATGTCCTCATAACGCATAGGAAGGAGTTGCCTCATCTTGCAATTTTGATGGATTTTGAGAGTGCTGGTCCAGCAAGAAGGGCTATTAGATCACAAGCCGAAGCTTTGCAGTTGCAG GAATGGGCTTCAGAGCACTGTTCTGATCAATACCGGGCTCCTGAACTATGGGAATGTCCAAGCCATGCTGACATTGATGAGAGGACGGATATATGGTCTTTGGGATGCACTTTGTATGCGATGAT GTACGGAAAGTCTCCATTTGATTATCAGCTTGATGAATCTGCTGGTGAAAGCTTGCATACTGTTATTAGAAGTGCACAAATTAAATGGCCTACCGAAGCAGGATCTTCGTATCCTGATTCTCTACGTCAGTTTATAACTTGGATGCTGCAGCCACATCCTGCAGTTCGTCCCCATATTGATGATATTATAATCCACGTTGATAAGCTCATAACCAAGTACTCTGCTTGA